From Bdellovibrionota bacterium, the proteins below share one genomic window:
- a CDS encoding DUF4340 domain-containing protein — protein MKKDVLRILVSLALLVGLVGFVAWHRKQKAAKDDKAEEEKKIAQIDMEAIGRIVVDAKEGGKIVFVRRTKDAQGKFSDEWAALSNEFDSVSDWAIVEPIKSLPDYWSVNTLINNIKDLTSTKVISEKGENRATYNLENAPLGIDLYEKNVENPKLTVRVGDQNSAKSGPYLQTSASPQIVLGSNTLDYLKTRKPSDWRKKEIIGFKDLSKVKRVEITYDDKGKKNSVAASRGEAGWTLTKPEGLPADGRAIENFLSDVKSLHANTIPSDDAAKDAKSYGLDKPYAKIDIAAAEESGEKHWTVLIGRKFEKNKDIYVRRMDFPQVYAVREGMKGTLTKQVKDWVRKKPFSADKGIITDVLLVNRGKTTELGKKGNTWTLVKPVEDRVNSDQVAALLTKIVEFQAGEFLGTKAPAGFGKPQVSIQVTVGGKKRDLSFFDPGSVKDLQGKSSSPDLYYRFSRAAYDGLVTAFQGAREKKILPLKMEELASVQIQKNPVKVSFIRNAEGQWVLGTVDGAEPPLKAKLREKSTSDSVVNGVENLEIETFMEGGAGSPEASEMTVEFRPKTGEAISWSFGKKDGNIVTVRSAQRNVVGQMSASKAEFLEQLFKIETPQKGS, from the coding sequence ATGAAAAAAGATGTTTTGCGCATACTGGTTTCATTAGCTCTTTTAGTGGGCCTGGTCGGTTTCGTGGCCTGGCATCGGAAGCAGAAGGCTGCGAAGGACGACAAAGCGGAAGAAGAGAAGAAAATCGCCCAAATCGACATGGAGGCGATCGGGCGGATCGTTGTCGATGCGAAAGAGGGGGGAAAGATCGTGTTCGTCCGGCGCACGAAGGACGCTCAAGGAAAATTCAGCGACGAATGGGCGGCGCTTTCCAATGAATTTGATTCCGTTTCGGACTGGGCGATCGTGGAACCGATCAAGTCGCTCCCGGATTATTGGTCGGTCAACACGCTGATCAACAATATAAAAGACCTGACGTCGACCAAAGTAATCAGCGAAAAGGGGGAAAATCGTGCGACATACAATCTTGAAAATGCCCCGCTCGGGATCGATCTGTACGAAAAGAACGTGGAAAACCCCAAACTGACCGTGCGCGTGGGCGATCAAAATTCAGCCAAGAGCGGCCCTTATCTTCAGACATCGGCCAGCCCACAGATCGTTCTGGGTTCCAACACCCTGGATTATCTAAAAACGCGAAAGCCTTCGGATTGGCGGAAGAAAGAAATCATCGGCTTTAAGGATCTTTCGAAGGTGAAGCGGGTTGAAATCACGTATGACGATAAGGGGAAAAAGAATTCAGTTGCGGCCTCGCGGGGGGAGGCGGGCTGGACCCTGACGAAACCGGAAGGCTTGCCGGCGGATGGCAGGGCGATCGAGAACTTCTTGAGCGACGTAAAGTCGTTGCATGCGAATACCATCCCGAGCGATGACGCCGCGAAGGACGCCAAGAGTTACGGTCTCGACAAACCGTACGCCAAGATCGACATTGCGGCGGCCGAGGAAAGCGGCGAAAAACACTGGACTGTCCTGATCGGCCGTAAATTTGAAAAAAATAAAGACATATACGTTCGCCGGATGGATTTTCCGCAGGTGTACGCCGTTCGCGAGGGGATGAAAGGAACGCTGACCAAGCAGGTCAAGGATTGGGTTCGTAAGAAACCGTTTTCCGCCGACAAAGGAATAATAACCGACGTTCTGCTCGTGAACCGGGGAAAAACGACGGAACTTGGAAAGAAAGGCAATACGTGGACGTTGGTTAAGCCGGTGGAAGACCGTGTGAATTCGGACCAGGTTGCCGCCCTTCTGACGAAGATCGTCGAATTTCAGGCGGGTGAATTCTTGGGAACGAAGGCTCCGGCCGGATTTGGAAAACCACAAGTGTCAATTCAAGTGACGGTGGGAGGAAAGAAACGGGATTTGTCTTTCTTCGACCCTGGGTCGGTAAAAGATCTACAGGGCAAGAGTTCGAGCCCCGATCTCTACTATCGATTTTCGCGCGCAGCGTACGACGGTCTGGTGACCGCCTTTCAAGGGGCGAGGGAGAAGAAAATTCTGCCGCTTAAGATGGAGGAATTGGCTTCCGTCCAAATTCAAAAGAATCCGGTCAAGGTGAGTTTCATTCGAAATGCCGAAGGTCAATGGGTGTTGGGAACGGTGGACGGCGCGGAACCGCCGCTCAAGGCGAAGTTACGAGAGAAGTCGACCTCCGACTCGGTGGTGAACGGAGTCGAGAATCTTGAGATCGAGACGTTCATGGAAGGCGGAGCCGGAAGTCCCGAAGCGAGCGAGATGACGGTCGAATTCCGTCCCAAAACGGGAGAAGCGATCTCCTGGTCGTTCGGAAAAAAGGACGGAAATATAGTGACGGTGCGTTCCGCGCAAAGGAACGTCGTGGGCCAGATGTCGGCGTCCAAGGCGGAGTTCTTGGAACAACTCTTCAAGATCGAGACGCCGCAGAAGGGATCGTAG